A region of Flavobacterium album DNA encodes the following proteins:
- a CDS encoding BatD family protein produces MKRHSLLLLLFFCIHGIYAQVEFKAIPEKTTIGINETIKLDFSMNDDGDNFNPPSFKGFNVSGPTQAITGVFKKQTYRKIYTYYLTPTARGKFTIGQASIEIDGKIYKTIPFQVTVTAAVQNGNTSGNPVVNNAKQLQKALSGVELVAEVSNPNPYVNEPVNVVYKLYVRVGTGVRSWDTADNPQYPDFWSQTESVPKDRQQVLQGTHKGEMYNYVVVRKAVLYPQKSGRLELEPMSTSIVLEIPTGRPDAFGNDGYTVENKMVSTGKTAINVKPLPENGRPANFNGAVGSFVFKATSSKTTLANGESLKLDVSVTGKGNLKLFKLPKPSVAPELEMFDPEHKENISVTLSGMEGSMSDSYTVVPHKKGKFAIKGLSFSWFDPKLQTYRTMAFDNIMVDVLNVPAASAYDAETASSGRKGAPEAREPFRFIASATTLQAKGSSHFLGSVLFWILLVLPFLLMPVVVLARKKKEAYDSDVTGSKIRETNKLAKKYLAEAKNHLGDKEPFYMHLEKALHNVLKAKLNIETVDMSRQNVRELLLSRKVPADTVNDFIKIMDSCEFARYAPSSGSAMQQDYDNAVAVVTALEKQI; encoded by the coding sequence ATGAAAAGACATAGCTTACTATTACTGTTGTTTTTCTGCATCCACGGGATCTATGCCCAGGTGGAATTTAAGGCTATTCCTGAAAAGACCACAATAGGGATCAATGAAACCATTAAGCTTGATTTCAGCATGAATGACGACGGCGATAATTTTAACCCGCCATCGTTTAAAGGCTTTAATGTATCGGGCCCTACGCAGGCGATCACCGGGGTTTTTAAAAAGCAGACCTACCGCAAAATATATACCTACTACCTTACCCCAACCGCAAGGGGCAAATTTACAATTGGCCAGGCCTCGATAGAGATTGATGGCAAGATATACAAAACGATACCTTTCCAGGTAACCGTAACTGCCGCTGTACAAAATGGCAATACGTCGGGCAACCCGGTTGTCAATAATGCGAAGCAACTTCAGAAAGCCTTAAGCGGCGTGGAGCTTGTGGCTGAGGTGAGTAATCCGAACCCTTATGTCAACGAGCCTGTGAATGTTGTGTATAAGCTGTATGTGCGGGTGGGTACAGGGGTGCGGTCGTGGGATACAGCCGATAACCCGCAGTATCCCGACTTCTGGAGCCAGACGGAAAGCGTGCCAAAAGACAGGCAGCAGGTTTTGCAGGGGACGCATAAAGGGGAAATGTACAATTATGTCGTAGTACGGAAGGCAGTGCTTTACCCTCAGAAAAGCGGCAGGCTGGAACTGGAGCCGATGTCGACATCTATTGTGCTTGAGATCCCGACAGGGCGCCCGGATGCATTTGGCAATGATGGTTATACCGTTGAGAATAAGATGGTCTCTACGGGTAAAACGGCCATCAATGTGAAGCCACTGCCGGAAAATGGCCGTCCCGCTAATTTCAACGGGGCAGTGGGAAGCTTTGTATTTAAAGCCACATCTTCCAAAACAACATTGGCAAATGGCGAATCGCTGAAGCTGGATGTGTCAGTTACAGGCAAAGGCAACCTGAAGCTCTTTAAGCTGCCAAAGCCTTCAGTTGCACCAGAACTTGAAATGTTTGACCCGGAGCATAAAGAAAATATTTCTGTCACGTTAAGCGGTATGGAAGGAAGCATGTCTGACAGCTATACGGTTGTTCCTCATAAAAAGGGCAAATTTGCGATAAAAGGTTTGTCGTTTTCCTGGTTCGACCCGAAATTACAGACCTACAGGACCATGGCTTTCGATAATATAATGGTCGATGTGCTTAATGTACCGGCGGCATCGGCATATGATGCAGAAACCGCTTCCTCAGGCAGGAAGGGAGCGCCGGAAGCAAGGGAGCCATTCCGTTTTATAGCTTCGGCAACCACACTGCAGGCCAAAGGGAGCAGCCACTTTTTGGGGTCGGTATTGTTCTGGATACTTCTGGTGCTGCCATTCCTGCTGATGCCGGTGGTCGTGCTGGCAAGAAAGAAAAAAGAAGCCTATGACAGCGATGTTACCGGAAGCAAAATAAGGGAGACCAATAAGCTGGCGAAAAAATACCTGGCTGAGGCCAAAAACCACTTAGGCGACAAAGAACCATTTTACATGCACCTTGAAAAAGCGCTGCATAATGTATTAAAAGCTAAACTGAACATAGAGACCGTCGATATGAGCAGGCAGAACGTGAGGGAGCTGTTGCTTTCGCGCAAAGTGCCAGCCGACACGGTTAATGATTTCATAAAGATAATGGACAGCTGCGAATTCGCACGCTACGCTCCCTCATCAGGTTCAGCCATGCAGCAGGATTATGATAATGCTGTGGCGGTTGTAACGGCATTGGAGAAGCAGATATAA
- the pheS gene encoding phenylalanine--tRNA ligase subunit alpha, with translation MIDKIKGYIAEAEAFRAHTKEDLEAFRIKFLGKKGVLNDFLAEFKNVPNDMKKEFGQVINNLKNAAQHKVNAIQDELESKVESKNLYGDLTRPGEPFQVGSRHPISIVKNQIIDIFSNIGFNVSEGPEIEDDWHNFTALNLPEYHPARDMQDTFFIQTNPDVLLRTHTSSVQVRYMENNKPPIRTISPGRVFRNEAISSRSHCIFHQVEGLYIDKDVSFADLKQTLLYFTKEMFGKSKIRLRPSYFPFTEPSAEVDIYWGLKTEIDYRITKGTGWLEIMGCGMVDPNVLKNCGIDAAKYNGFAFGMGIERIAMLLYQISDIRMFYENDVRFLEQFKSSI, from the coding sequence ATGATAGACAAGATCAAGGGCTACATAGCCGAAGCCGAAGCGTTTAGAGCACATACCAAAGAAGACCTTGAAGCATTCAGGATCAAGTTCCTGGGCAAGAAGGGCGTTCTTAACGACTTCCTTGCGGAGTTCAAAAATGTGCCGAATGACATGAAGAAGGAATTCGGCCAGGTAATCAATAACCTGAAGAATGCTGCACAGCATAAGGTGAATGCCATACAGGACGAACTTGAAAGCAAAGTAGAGAGCAAAAACCTTTACGGCGACCTTACCCGTCCCGGTGAGCCGTTCCAGGTAGGTTCGCGCCACCCGATATCTATCGTTAAGAACCAGATTATCGATATTTTTTCCAATATAGGTTTCAATGTTTCCGAAGGACCGGAAATAGAGGACGACTGGCATAACTTTACCGCACTTAACCTTCCGGAATACCATCCGGCACGGGATATGCAGGACACTTTCTTCATCCAGACCAATCCGGATGTGCTGCTGCGTACGCATACATCATCAGTACAGGTGCGTTATATGGAGAACAATAAGCCGCCCATCCGTACCATTTCCCCGGGCAGGGTGTTCCGTAACGAGGCCATATCGTCGCGTTCGCACTGCATCTTCCACCAGGTAGAAGGGCTTTATATTGACAAAGACGTTTCGTTTGCCGACCTTAAGCAGACGCTGTTATACTTTACCAAAGAGATGTTCGGCAAAAGCAAGATACGCCTTCGCCCGTCGTACTTCCCGTTCACAGAGCCAAGCGCTGAGGTGGACATCTACTGGGGACTGAAGACCGAAATTGACTACAGGATAACAAAAGGTACCGGATGGCTCGAGATCATGGGCTGCGGTATGGTTGATCCTAACGTGCTTAAGAACTGTGGCATCGATGCTGCAAAATACAATGGGTTCGCTTTCGGTATGGGTATCGAGCGCATCGCCATGCTCTTGTACCAGATAAGCGACATCCGTATGTTCTACGAGAATGATGTAAGGTTTTTGGAGCAGTTTAAATCGAGTATATAA
- a CDS encoding tetratricopeptide repeat protein produces MKNILYILIFLSQALFAQSAFEKGNEQYRQGQYSQAAASYESVLKENKESAELYFNLGNAYYKLEKVAPAVYNYEKALQLDPGNSDIEINLGYAHQLITDNIQPVAQPGFAGIMDSLSGTWHFDTLAWIAVVAAFLSLLLFSGYYMTRKTALKRSFFAGMCVMVVVLIFALITAFHARSEAESRHPAIVFSDMVQVKTDASQGAQDAFILHAGIKVYIIGSKGQWQKVQMPDDTVGWVPSAAIKEL; encoded by the coding sequence ATGAAAAACATACTATACATACTTATATTCTTATCACAGGCATTGTTTGCGCAGTCGGCTTTCGAAAAAGGCAATGAGCAGTACAGGCAGGGCCAATACAGCCAGGCCGCGGCGAGTTATGAAAGCGTCCTTAAGGAAAATAAGGAGTCGGCGGAGTTGTATTTCAATCTTGGCAATGCGTATTATAAGCTCGAAAAGGTCGCGCCCGCGGTTTACAACTACGAAAAGGCATTGCAGCTCGATCCGGGCAACAGCGATATTGAGATCAATCTTGGCTATGCGCATCAGCTGATCACCGATAATATCCAGCCTGTTGCGCAACCGGGTTTCGCAGGAATAATGGACAGCCTTTCCGGAACATGGCATTTTGATACCCTCGCATGGATCGCGGTAGTAGCCGCCTTTCTCTCATTGCTATTGTTCTCAGGATATTATATGACACGCAAAACAGCGCTTAAACGCAGTTTTTTTGCAGGAATGTGTGTAATGGTGGTAGTACTGATCTTCGCCCTTATAACGGCATTTCATGCCAGGTCAGAAGCGGAGAGCAGGCATCCCGCAATTGTTTTCAGCGATATGGTGCAGGTAAAGACAGATGCATCGCAGGGCGCACAGGATGCCTTTATCCTTCATGCCGGGATTAAGGTGTATATCATTGGCTCAAAAGGGCAATGGCAGAAGGTACAAATGCCGGACGATACCGTAGGCTGGGTCCCTTCCGCGGCGATAAAAGAGCTTTAA
- a CDS encoding vWA domain-containing protein: MSEITFLHPGFFWLLLLLPAAAGWYFLKRKQQSATLRISSVAGFKAAPSWKTKLRPALFGLRLLALLCMIIALARPRTADVSSKAGSVNGIDIVMAIDVSTSMLARDLKPNRFEALKKTAAEFVDARVNDRIGLVLYAAEAYTKIPVTSDKALVKQAVLSVNYDNIMIKDGTAIGTGLATAINRLKESKAKSRVIILMTDGVNNAGFIDPKTAATIAKEYGLKVYTIGIGTNGNAEFPWMQDPFTGDIIYRMAPVKIDEQLLQDIAKQTGGKYFRATSNSKLKEIYTEIDKLEKSEMPELKYFNYDEKFRIFVWAALLLLLLEAVAKRTLYRSFI; encoded by the coding sequence ATGAGCGAGATAACTTTTTTACATCCCGGTTTCTTCTGGCTGCTGCTGTTGCTTCCCGCGGCGGCAGGCTGGTATTTCCTGAAAAGGAAACAGCAGTCGGCCACGCTCCGCATCAGCTCGGTAGCAGGGTTTAAAGCCGCGCCCTCATGGAAGACAAAACTCAGGCCGGCCCTCTTTGGCCTGCGCCTTTTAGCATTATTATGCATGATCATTGCGCTTGCAAGGCCGCGCACTGCCGATGTGAGCAGCAAGGCAGGCTCTGTAAATGGCATTGATATCGTAATGGCAATCGACGTATCAACAAGTATGCTGGCCCGCGACCTGAAACCTAACCGCTTTGAGGCATTAAAGAAAACAGCCGCGGAATTTGTAGATGCCCGGGTAAACGACCGCATAGGGCTGGTGCTTTATGCTGCTGAGGCCTATACCAAAATACCGGTTACCAGCGATAAGGCGCTGGTAAAGCAGGCAGTGCTGTCGGTTAATTATGACAATATAATGATTAAAGACGGTACAGCAATCGGCACGGGGCTGGCCACGGCCATCAACCGCCTGAAGGAAAGCAAGGCCAAAAGTCGTGTGATTATCCTGATGACCGATGGCGTGAACAATGCCGGTTTTATCGACCCGAAAACCGCTGCCACGATTGCTAAAGAATACGGGCTTAAAGTGTATACTATAGGCATTGGGACCAACGGCAATGCCGAGTTCCCCTGGATGCAGGACCCCTTTACAGGCGATATTATTTACCGCATGGCCCCTGTAAAGATAGATGAGCAGCTGCTTCAGGATATTGCTAAGCAAACCGGCGGAAAATACTTTCGCGCAACCAGCAACAGCAAGCTGAAAGAAATTTATACCGAGATCGACAAGCTTGAAAAAAGCGAGATGCCCGAACTGAAATATTTTAATTACGACGAAAAATTCCGCATTTTTGTGTGGGCCGCATTGCTGTTGCTGTTGCTTGAAGCGGTAGCAAAACGAACCCTTTACAGAAGCTTTATCTGA
- a CDS encoding tetratricopeptide repeat protein — protein MKGLMAYLLLLVPVFAFAQKPDNDMAKGNEEFKQKQYRDAEADYRVSKSKSPAKASADYNLGNSIYRQGQKAEAFLAYSRALENAHTKQQKHMAYHNMGNVFMDAKEYQNAVDAYKNALRNNPYDEQTRYNYALAKKMLKDNPPPPPPKKDDRKDPPKDDKQDNKSNVAKNRGDSGEKADGGGSKDKPQKGGGGAGAQQSKGGADNQGNPQPASDDPSKQRMENLLDAMNNEEKKVQDRVKGVRVQAQPKKQEKDW, from the coding sequence ATGAAGGGACTGATGGCATACCTGCTGCTTTTGGTGCCGGTTTTTGCTTTTGCGCAAAAGCCCGATAACGACATGGCAAAAGGGAACGAGGAATTCAAACAAAAGCAATACCGCGATGCTGAGGCCGATTACAGGGTATCGAAATCTAAGTCGCCTGCCAAAGCATCTGCAGATTATAACCTTGGCAATTCGATATATCGCCAGGGGCAGAAGGCAGAAGCGTTTTTAGCCTATTCACGGGCGCTCGAGAATGCGCATACCAAACAGCAAAAGCACATGGCCTACCATAATATGGGCAATGTGTTCATGGATGCAAAGGAATACCAAAACGCGGTAGATGCCTATAAAAATGCGTTGCGCAACAACCCGTATGATGAGCAGACGCGATACAACTATGCATTGGCAAAAAAAATGCTGAAAGACAACCCGCCACCGCCTCCTCCTAAAAAGGACGACAGGAAAGACCCACCGAAAGACGATAAGCAGGATAACAAAAGCAATGTCGCAAAAAACCGTGGCGACAGCGGCGAAAAAGCTGATGGTGGCGGAAGTAAAGATAAACCGCAAAAGGGCGGCGGGGGTGCAGGGGCGCAGCAGAGCAAAGGCGGTGCCGATAACCAGGGCAACCCGCAGCCGGCCAGCGACGACCCGTCCAAACAACGCATGGAAAACCTGCTGGATGCTATGAACAACGAAGAGAAAAAGGTGCAGGACAGGGTAAAAGGCGTAAGGGTACAGGCACAGCCTAAGAAACAGGAGAAGGACTGGTAA
- a CDS encoding CvpA family protein, with protein MTGIDIILGGLLLYGLGKGAYKGLFVELASLVSLIAGLFIAVKFSQLTANVLEGNLTDDPATAGVIAFAITFIAVVVGIMLLAKVFTKLADYSGLGLTNRLLGGIFGFFRMVLVLSVLLNFFMKVNLNNALTEKKTLDESLFFYPILEVSAYIFPVFEDWFR; from the coding sequence ATGACAGGAATTGACATCATATTAGGCGGGCTACTCCTATACGGACTTGGAAAAGGCGCATACAAAGGGCTTTTTGTAGAACTGGCGTCACTGGTATCGCTTATTGCCGGGCTTTTTATCGCGGTAAAATTCTCGCAGCTTACGGCAAATGTACTCGAAGGCAATTTAACTGACGACCCGGCTACAGCAGGTGTTATTGCGTTTGCAATTACTTTTATTGCTGTGGTGGTGGGGATTATGCTCCTTGCCAAGGTATTTACCAAGCTGGCTGACTATTCAGGTTTGGGGCTGACGAACCGGTTACTGGGAGGAATATTTGGTTTTTTCAGGATGGTATTGGTGCTGAGCGTACTGCTGAACTTCTTTATGAAGGTCAACCTAAACAATGCCCTGACCGAAAAGAAAACCCTTGATGAGTCGCTTTTCTTTTACCCAATACTGGAGGTTTCGGCTTATATTTTTCCTGTATTTGAGGATTGGTTCCGTTAA
- a CDS encoding DUF58 domain-containing protein, with the protein MDTKEIFKKVRKIEIKTRRLSDHIFSGEYHTSFKGRGMTFSEVRQYQFGDDVRAIDWNVTARYNEPYVKVFEEERELTMMLMVDVSGSENFGSQSQFKKDMVTEIAATMAFSATQNNDKIGLILFSDKIELYVPPKKGKSHVLRIIRELIEFEPQSRRTGLSQALKFLSGVQKKKAIVFLISDFMDAGYEHNLKIASKKHDITGVRVHDIREEKMPDIGFVDMADAETGEVISVDTGSKAVRLQYETHYAERVKYFKETFSRCGAGTVSAQVGESYVTKLLGYFKSRG; encoded by the coding sequence TTGGATACTAAAGAAATATTTAAAAAAGTCCGCAAGATTGAGATAAAGACCCGGAGGCTGAGCGATCACATCTTCTCGGGGGAATACCATACGTCCTTCAAAGGGCGGGGTATGACCTTTAGCGAAGTGCGCCAGTACCAGTTCGGGGACGATGTACGGGCTATCGACTGGAACGTGACCGCCCGCTACAACGAGCCCTATGTAAAGGTATTCGAGGAGGAGCGCGAACTTACCATGATGCTGATGGTAGACGTGAGCGGGTCGGAGAATTTCGGGTCGCAAAGCCAGTTTAAGAAAGACATGGTGACCGAGATCGCCGCCACAATGGCATTCTCGGCTACGCAAAATAACGATAAGATAGGATTGATACTCTTTTCCGACAAAATAGAGCTGTATGTGCCGCCAAAAAAAGGCAAGTCGCATGTGCTGCGCATCATCCGCGAGCTGATAGAATTTGAGCCGCAAAGCAGAAGGACCGGCCTTTCGCAGGCGCTGAAGTTCCTCTCGGGCGTACAAAAGAAAAAGGCTATTGTATTCCTGATATCCGATTTCATGGATGCCGGATATGAGCATAACCTGAAAATAGCGTCTAAGAAACACGACATTACAGGCGTTCGCGTGCACGACATCCGCGAGGAAAAAATGCCCGACATCGGCTTTGTGGATATGGCCGATGCCGAAACAGGCGAAGTCATATCGGTAGATACCGGCTCTAAAGCGGTAAGGCTGCAGTATGAAACGCATTATGCCGAAAGGGTGAAATATTTTAAGGAGACTTTCAGCCGATGCGGTGCCGGAACGGTAAGCGCGCAGGTTGGGGAATCTTATGTAACCAAACTGCTGGGCTATTTTAAAAGCAGGGGTTAA
- a CDS encoding VWA domain-containing protein has product MYVFDKPIYFYLLAIIPVLAGLYLYDMYWKKKKQREFGSPEMVGRLSPENSPFKAGLKFIIVLLVLTGLILALVNPRAGIRKEVVKTQGADIVFAIDVSKSMLAEDIAPNRLEKSKQIVSQVMKRLGADRVGIIGYAGSAFPVLPITTDYGVAKMLLEGMDTDMVSSQGTAINEALLMSASYFDDPKAGKMVVLLSDGEDHGQDSNNAAEELAKRGIKMVTVGIGTEKGTTIPLKRNGVTESYKRDNEGQIVTTKLYPGPLKELAKITGGGYITGNDSREVADYVAKALENIDKKGFATRQVSDYDSQYQWFLAAALLLLIIDMFLLERKTAWIMKLNLFNEKVQ; this is encoded by the coding sequence ATGTACGTATTCGACAAACCCATATATTTTTACCTTTTGGCCATCATTCCGGTGCTGGCCGGGCTGTACCTGTACGACATGTATTGGAAAAAGAAAAAACAGCGTGAGTTTGGCAGCCCCGAAATGGTGGGCAGGCTCTCACCGGAAAATTCGCCTTTTAAGGCAGGGTTAAAATTCATTATCGTCCTGCTGGTGCTTACAGGGCTCATCCTGGCACTGGTGAACCCAAGAGCCGGAATACGCAAAGAGGTGGTTAAGACCCAAGGCGCCGATATTGTTTTTGCCATAGATGTCTCGAAAAGTATGCTGGCCGAAGACATAGCGCCGAACAGGCTTGAGAAAAGCAAGCAGATCGTGTCGCAGGTAATGAAGCGACTGGGAGCCGACAGGGTAGGCATCATTGGTTATGCCGGCAGCGCTTTCCCGGTATTGCCCATAACAACTGATTATGGTGTGGCCAAAATGCTGCTTGAAGGAATGGACACTGACATGGTATCGTCACAGGGCACTGCTATCAATGAAGCGTTGCTGATGTCGGCATCGTATTTTGACGACCCAAAAGCCGGCAAGATGGTCGTACTGCTTTCGGATGGTGAAGACCACGGGCAGGACAGCAACAACGCGGCAGAAGAACTGGCCAAGCGCGGCATAAAGATGGTAACGGTGGGCATTGGTACCGAAAAAGGAACTACCATCCCCCTAAAGCGCAATGGCGTGACCGAAAGTTATAAGCGCGATAATGAAGGGCAGATCGTGACGACAAAATTATATCCCGGGCCGCTTAAAGAGCTTGCCAAAATTACCGGGGGCGGCTATATTACCGGGAATGACAGCCGCGAAGTAGCAGATTATGTGGCTAAGGCATTGGAAAATATCGACAAAAAAGGCTTTGCAACAAGGCAGGTATCGGATTATGACTCCCAGTACCAGTGGTTTTTGGCCGCGGCGCTTCTTTTGCTGATTATCGATATGTTCCTGCTGGAGCGCAAAACGGCCTGGATAATGAAACTGAACCTCTTTAACGAAAAAGTACAATGA
- a CDS encoding BatD family protein, which yields MTRLYYTLLLLLTAAATFGQHRPVQASIDSTKIRIGSQFHLILKATANKGEKISFPEGKNFGQLEVLEAFPTDTIEKDAMYELVKKYGLTQFDSGRYEIPKLPVIINNKTYQTNPLTIEVNNIVVDTLKQKMYDIKPVMGATSRSWLWLYIVLGILFWGVVGYYIYKYRQKRRLEPKEIPADNTTPIERVRISLTRLEQEKLLQKGEVKEYYSGLVDIARAYLEETLHIPAMESTTSQLIAAMHEAAARKKMGLDETVYEELEKVLRNADMAKFALSRPSDNVVMQDRERIEQAINVIDKSLPEEVEEREPTEEEKARMLALAQKKKKRQRTVIIAASCFLLVLGTGAYIGITKGFDYLKDNILGHPTKELLDSEWVKSEYGVPGITIETPKVLKRADISKYVTKEAAKNISQMQMFQYGSLFDNFHIAVATTVFKQKVDINLETAFDATEKSWEAQGASTILVKMEGFKTEHGTEGLRAFGTMFLPDPITKERKKVSYEIIYFKQDQGVQQVIILHEDGDKYAKKIADRIKDSIEFKEKKKK from the coding sequence ATGACCAGATTATATTATACATTGCTTTTACTGCTCACTGCCGCTGCAACATTCGGGCAGCACAGGCCGGTACAGGCAAGTATCGATTCCACCAAAATAAGGATCGGCTCGCAGTTCCACCTTATTTTAAAGGCAACAGCCAATAAAGGCGAGAAAATCAGCTTCCCCGAAGGTAAGAATTTCGGCCAGCTCGAAGTGCTCGAAGCCTTCCCTACCGATACCATCGAAAAAGATGCGATGTATGAGTTGGTAAAAAAATACGGGCTCACCCAGTTCGATTCCGGCAGGTATGAGATACCGAAGCTTCCAGTAATCATCAATAATAAGACATACCAGACCAATCCGCTTACTATCGAGGTAAACAACATTGTTGTGGATACCCTCAAGCAGAAAATGTATGACATTAAGCCGGTTATGGGCGCGACATCGCGGAGCTGGCTGTGGCTGTATATCGTGCTTGGCATCCTGTTTTGGGGCGTTGTGGGCTACTATATTTACAAATACCGCCAAAAACGCAGGCTGGAACCTAAAGAAATCCCGGCAGACAATACCACGCCTATCGAAAGGGTACGAATAAGCCTCACCAGGCTTGAGCAGGAAAAACTGCTTCAAAAAGGAGAGGTAAAAGAATACTACAGCGGGCTGGTGGATATTGCACGAGCCTACCTCGAAGAGACATTGCACATCCCGGCTATGGAAAGCACCACAAGCCAGCTGATTGCAGCCATGCATGAGGCAGCGGCACGTAAGAAGATGGGCCTTGACGAAACCGTGTATGAGGAACTCGAAAAAGTGCTGCGCAATGCCGATATGGCAAAATTTGCCCTCTCACGGCCATCGGACAATGTGGTAATGCAGGACCGTGAACGTATTGAACAGGCGATAAATGTTATCGATAAAAGCCTTCCGGAAGAGGTGGAGGAAAGAGAGCCTACCGAAGAAGAGAAGGCCAGGATGCTGGCGCTTGCGCAAAAAAAGAAAAAAAGGCAGCGCACGGTTATCATTGCGGCATCCTGCTTTTTACTGGTGTTGGGCACAGGCGCATATATCGGGATTACTAAAGGGTTCGATTACCTGAAAGACAATATCCTTGGACACCCGACCAAAGAGCTGCTGGACAGCGAATGGGTAAAAAGCGAATATGGCGTGCCGGGCATTACCATTGAAACACCAAAAGTGCTTAAACGCGCGGATATCAGCAAATATGTTACCAAAGAGGCGGCAAAGAACATCAGCCAGATGCAGATGTTCCAGTACGGCTCACTGTTCGATAACTTCCATATAGCGGTGGCTACTACCGTGTTTAAGCAGAAAGTGGACATTAACCTGGAAACAGCATTTGATGCCACCGAGAAAAGCTGGGAAGCGCAGGGCGCTAGTACTATCTTGGTAAAGATGGAAGGCTTTAAGACCGAACACGGCACAGAGGGGCTGCGGGCTTTTGGCACGATGTTCCTGCCCGACCCGATAACAAAAGAACGCAAGAAAGTGTCCTATGAAATAATATACTTCAAGCAGGACCAGGGCGTACAGCAGGTAATAATACTTCATGAGGACGGCGACAAATATGCCAAAAAAATAGCCGACAGGATAAAAGACTCCATAGAGTTTAAAGAAAAGAAGAAGAAATGA
- a CDS encoding four helix bundle protein, whose translation MAKIEKFEDLKVWQLAREICQDVWYLFETTTLGKDFELRNQMNKSSGSIMDNISEGFERNGNREFIQFLSISKGSCGELRSQLYRALDRKHISEEQFRLVADKTEQENKLLGSFISYLNASNYKGSKFTKAGTSIQADAQNPEPETLNP comes from the coding sequence ATGGCGAAAATTGAGAAATTTGAAGATTTAAAAGTTTGGCAGCTGGCAAGAGAGATATGCCAGGATGTCTGGTATTTATTTGAAACTACAACTCTTGGAAAAGATTTTGAACTTCGCAACCAAATGAATAAGTCATCAGGTTCTATTATGGACAATATTTCAGAAGGCTTTGAACGTAACGGAAATCGTGAATTCATTCAGTTCCTTAGTATTTCAAAAGGTTCATGCGGTGAACTTCGTTCCCAATTATACCGTGCTCTCGACAGGAAACATATTAGTGAAGAACAGTTCAGACTTGTTGCCGATAAAACGGAACAGGAAAACAAATTATTAGGTTCTTTTATTTCCTATTTAAATGCTTCTAATTATAAAGGATCTAAATTTACTAAAGCAGGCACAAGTATTCAGGCGGATGCTCAAAACCCTGAACCCGAAACCCTGAACCCATAA